One region of Sulfuriroseicoccus oceanibius genomic DNA includes:
- the rplK gene encoding 50S ribosomal protein L11 → MAKEVVKQIKLQIPAGQANPSPPVGPALGQAGVNIMGFCKEFNAATQKLAGEVLPVVISVYKDKSFTFICKQPPASSLIKKAAGITSGSGEPHKTKVAKLTRAQLDEIVKRKLPDLNTDDPEMAARILAGTARQMGIEVEGM, encoded by the coding sequence ATGGCCAAGGAAGTCGTCAAGCAAATCAAACTCCAGATCCCAGCTGGTCAGGCAAACCCATCGCCTCCAGTCGGTCCAGCACTCGGTCAGGCCGGTGTGAACATCATGGGCTTCTGTAAGGAGTTCAACGCAGCCACCCAGAAGCTGGCTGGTGAAGTTCTCCCAGTGGTGATCTCGGTGTACAAGGACAAGTCCTTCACCTTCATCTGCAAGCAGCCACCAGCATCGTCGCTGATCAAGAAAGCTGCAGGCATTACTTCGGGATCCGGCGAGCCGCACAAAACCAAAGTGGCTAAGTTGACCCGCGCACAACTCGATGAGATCGTGAAGCGCAAGCTTCCTGACCTCAACACGGACGATCCAGAAATGGCCGCCCGTATCCTTGCTGGCACCGCACGCCAGATGGGGATTGAAGTCGAGGGTATGTAA
- the rplA gene encoding 50S ribosomal protein L1, which produces MANKRSKRYQKAAALVEEGKSYSLVDAAALIKQFPAPKFDQTVTLSFKLGVDPRKSDQMVRGTCPLPNGSGKNVVVAVFATGEAAEAAKAAGAEHVGFEDLIEKVKGGFTDFDVAIATTDAMAEVRKIARVLGPRGLMPNPKTGTVTDDTAKAIGEVKAGRVDFKLDKNGNVSATVGRASFEPEKLAENASSLIDAVLRAKPASAKGVYVQAVTMAATMSPGVEIEPAAFVR; this is translated from the coding sequence ATGGCTAACAAGCGATCCAAGCGATACCAGAAGGCAGCCGCGCTCGTTGAAGAAGGGAAGTCCTACTCCCTTGTTGACGCAGCAGCGCTGATCAAGCAATTCCCGGCACCCAAGTTTGACCAGACCGTAACTCTGTCGTTCAAGCTCGGCGTGGACCCACGTAAGTCCGACCAGATGGTGCGTGGTACCTGCCCACTTCCAAATGGCAGCGGTAAGAACGTTGTGGTGGCAGTCTTTGCGACCGGTGAAGCTGCAGAAGCCGCCAAGGCAGCTGGTGCTGAGCACGTCGGATTCGAAGACCTCATCGAGAAGGTCAAAGGTGGATTCACCGACTTCGATGTGGCAATTGCTACCACCGACGCGATGGCAGAAGTGCGTAAGATCGCACGTGTTCTCGGACCTCGTGGTCTGATGCCTAACCCTAAGACCGGTACCGTGACCGACGACACCGCCAAGGCAATTGGTGAAGTCAAGGCTGGTCGTGTGGACTTCAAGCTCGACAAGAACGGCAACGTCTCCGCAACCGTGGGTCGTGCATCGTTCGAGCCTGAGAAGCTCGCTGAGAACGCATCGTCGCTCATCGATGCTGTGCTTCGCGCCAAGCCGGCATCCGCCAAGGGTGTGTACGTTCAGGCAGTGACCATGGCAGCGACCATGAGCCCGGGCGTTGAAATCGAACCTGCAGCATTCGTCCGCTAA
- the rplJ gene encoding 50S ribosomal protein L10: MKLEKQIFVDELLERIQASPYLLVFDYQGLTVDGFEELRKRLKEVGAKGTVAKNRLVKRSLQAGDFPDLSEAFVGQTMIVTGEGEIPAAAKVLKNFTAEFKKPVFKAGVLDGDVIDESQLKALAELPSREELLAKLLSVINAPASKLVRTINEPAGSLARVLQAFADKG, from the coding sequence ATGAAACTGGAAAAACAAATTTTCGTCGACGAACTGCTCGAGCGCATCCAGGCGTCTCCATACCTCTTGGTTTTCGACTACCAGGGATTGACCGTGGATGGTTTCGAGGAGCTGCGTAAGCGCCTCAAGGAAGTCGGTGCCAAAGGTACCGTCGCCAAGAACCGTCTCGTCAAGCGCTCGCTTCAGGCTGGTGACTTCCCTGATCTCTCGGAAGCGTTCGTGGGTCAGACCATGATCGTGACTGGTGAAGGGGAGATCCCTGCAGCAGCCAAGGTGCTCAAGAACTTCACCGCTGAGTTCAAGAAGCCGGTCTTCAAGGCTGGTGTTCTCGACGGCGATGTGATCGATGAGTCGCAGCTCAAGGCTCTTGCAGAGCTTCCAAGCCGCGAAGAGCTTCTTGCAAAGCTTCTCAGCGTTATCAACGCACCAGCGTCGAAACTCGTTCGCACCATCAACGAGCCGGCAGGCTCGCTCGCCCGCGTTCTCCAGGCATTCGCCGACAAGGGCTAA
- the rplL gene encoding 50S ribosomal protein L7/L12 codes for MADLAKIAEELGKLTVLEAAELVKTLEEEWGVSAAAPVAVAAAGGAAGGEAAAEEKTEFDVILAEAGGNKIAVIKEVRGVVAGLGLADAKKLVESAPAPLKEGASKEEAEEIKKKLEGAGAKVEIK; via the coding sequence ATGGCAGATCTAGCTAAAATCGCAGAAGAATTGGGCAAGCTTACCGTGCTTGAAGCAGCTGAGCTTGTGAAGACCCTTGAAGAAGAGTGGGGCGTGAGCGCCGCAGCTCCTGTGGCAGTTGCAGCAGCCGGCGGTGCCGCTGGTGGCGAAGCAGCCGCTGAAGAGAAGACCGAGTTCGACGTTATCCTTGCTGAAGCAGGTGGTAACAAGATCGCTGTCATTAAGGAAGTGCGCGGCGTTGTCGCAGGCCTTGGCCTTGCAGACGCTAAGAAGCTCGTTGAGAGCGCTCCAGCACCACTCAAAGAAGGTGCCAGCAAGGAAGAAGCCGAAGAGATCAAGAAGAAGCTCGAAGGCGCTGGTGCCAAGGTCGAAATCAAGTAA
- the rpoB gene encoding DNA-directed RNA polymerase subunit beta translates to MSERKYFGKIKEVLEPPNLIEVQLSSYEEFLQKDVPPTERKVVGLHAVFSEVFPIDSYDEKVKLEYVAYEVRKPKLTSLESLREGETFSAPLYVTFRLTDESGSKEEKVYMGELPLMTRRGTFVINGAERVIVSQLHRSPGISFETERHLNGKLLHSFRIIPDRGSWLEVQFDINDLLYVYLDRRRRRRKFLATTFMRALGFSSNDDIVKQFYSTRKLRLTSKLEEADLADKLPFNDILDGENVIAKAFEQLTPGVVAQLMALGHKSVEIIEASEDDLLVKSLKKDPATNEEEALKDIYRRLRPGDPPTTANARALLKRLFFDPKKYDLTRVGRYKINQKLDLNVDEDERIITSDDFIAATKYLLSLKRGTGILDDIDHLGSRRVRAVGELLGNQCRVGLARTERLVKERMTLIDQQYESLSPSKLVNPKALSAVVRDFFGRSQLSQFMDQTNPLAELTHKRRLSALGPGGLNRDRAGFEVRDVHPSHYGRVCPIETPEGPNIGLINSMSSFARINEFGFIETPYRKVTKDGKVTSKIEYLTADQEEKYLIAQANNKLNEDGTFVSERITARERGEFIEVDPTTVDYMDVSPKQLVSVAAAMIPFLEHDDANRALMGSNMQRQGVPLLTSDAPLVGTGMEAKAARDSRAVVVSEAKGKVAASTAEVIVTSPDGKLPISDREFLSAPEKLKSDPEKGLYVYPLRKFMRSNAGTCINQKPIVKRGDRVKVGDVLADGPNTENGELAIGRNVLVAFMPWNGYNFEDAITISERVVKEDIYTSIHISEFEVAARDTKLGPEEITRDIPNVGEEALKNLGHDGVVRVGAEVKPGDILVGKITPKSETELAPEERLLRAIFGEKAADVKDTSLRVPSGCTGIVMDVRVSSRIAGPKDRKPSSESKKALKQINEEYNKKKTELTDQLTEKLSDILLGEKIPLDVVNGQTGEIVIPANRKITKTLLRKLASIYDSIDIDPSPIRNKIFEIVDGFQSKFEDLDVDRERALDRVESGDEIEPGVVKSVKVYVAAKRKLSVGDKMAGRHGNKGVVAKIVPEEDMPFLDDGTPVDICLNPLGVPSRMNVGQVLETHLGVAAKALGFTVATPVFDGIPESKIWEYLSEAKKVDGVKMIGDNGVARERLPDEPEGQSYTWIGDGKDGSTGGKSTLYDGQTGDKIHQPVVVGYIYMLKLGHLVADKIHARAVGPYSLVTQQPLGGKAQYGGQRFGEMEVWALEAYGAAYLLQELLTVKSDDVQGRTRIYEAIVKGDNNLEAGTPESFNVLIKEMQALGLDVRPEASTKSEADEAIDILSA, encoded by the coding sequence ATGTCGGAACGCAAATACTTCGGAAAAATCAAAGAGGTTCTCGAACCACCAAACCTCATCGAGGTCCAACTCAGCTCCTACGAGGAATTCCTGCAGAAGGATGTTCCTCCAACCGAAAGAAAAGTCGTGGGCTTGCACGCTGTTTTCAGCGAAGTGTTCCCGATCGACAGCTACGACGAGAAAGTAAAGCTTGAGTATGTCGCCTATGAGGTGCGCAAGCCGAAGTTGACGTCGCTGGAGTCGTTGCGTGAGGGTGAAACCTTCTCCGCTCCGCTTTACGTGACCTTCCGTCTTACCGACGAGTCCGGCTCGAAGGAAGAGAAGGTGTACATGGGCGAGCTCCCACTGATGACCCGCCGCGGTACCTTCGTGATCAACGGAGCCGAGCGCGTGATCGTGTCCCAGTTGCACCGTTCGCCTGGTATCAGCTTTGAGACCGAGCGTCACTTGAATGGCAAGTTGTTGCACTCGTTCCGCATCATCCCTGACCGCGGATCGTGGTTGGAAGTGCAGTTCGACATCAACGACCTGCTCTACGTTTACCTCGACCGTCGCCGTCGCCGCCGTAAGTTCCTTGCGACCACGTTCATGCGTGCGCTTGGTTTCTCGAGCAACGACGACATCGTCAAGCAGTTCTACAGCACCCGCAAATTGCGCCTCACCTCGAAGCTCGAGGAGGCTGATTTGGCTGACAAGCTTCCGTTCAACGACATCCTTGATGGCGAGAACGTGATTGCCAAGGCATTCGAGCAGCTCACCCCTGGTGTGGTTGCCCAGTTGATGGCATTGGGTCACAAGTCGGTGGAGATCATCGAAGCGTCCGAGGACGACCTTTTGGTCAAGTCCCTCAAGAAGGATCCGGCGACCAACGAAGAGGAAGCTCTCAAAGACATCTACCGCCGTTTGCGTCCTGGTGATCCTCCGACAACCGCCAACGCCCGTGCGTTGCTCAAGCGTCTCTTCTTCGATCCGAAGAAGTACGACCTGACCCGTGTTGGTCGTTACAAGATCAACCAGAAGCTTGACCTCAACGTCGACGAAGACGAGCGCATCATCACGTCCGATGACTTCATCGCCGCGACCAAGTACCTGCTCTCGCTCAAGCGTGGAACCGGTATCCTCGACGACATCGACCACCTCGGTAGCCGCCGCGTGCGTGCCGTGGGTGAATTGCTTGGCAACCAGTGCCGTGTCGGTCTCGCCCGTACCGAGCGTTTGGTCAAAGAGCGCATGACGCTGATCGACCAGCAGTACGAGTCGCTGAGCCCGTCGAAGCTCGTCAACCCGAAGGCACTTAGCGCCGTCGTGCGTGACTTCTTCGGTCGTTCGCAGCTGAGTCAGTTCATGGACCAGACCAACCCTCTGGCCGAGTTGACCCACAAGCGTCGTCTTTCGGCTCTCGGACCTGGTGGTCTGAACCGTGACCGTGCCGGCTTCGAAGTGCGAGACGTTCACCCGTCGCACTACGGACGTGTCTGCCCGATTGAGACTCCGGAAGGACCGAACATTGGTCTGATCAACTCGATGAGCTCGTTTGCTCGCATCAACGAGTTCGGATTCATTGAGACTCCATACCGCAAGGTCACCAAGGATGGCAAGGTCACCAGCAAGATCGAGTACCTTACCGCTGACCAGGAAGAGAAGTATCTCATTGCCCAGGCGAACAACAAACTCAACGAGGACGGCACCTTCGTCAGCGAGCGCATCACCGCTCGTGAGCGTGGTGAGTTCATCGAAGTGGACCCAACCACCGTCGACTACATGGACGTCAGTCCGAAGCAGTTGGTGTCGGTGGCTGCGGCCATGATTCCATTCCTCGAGCACGATGACGCCAACCGCGCATTGATGGGCTCGAACATGCAGCGCCAGGGTGTGCCACTTTTGACAAGTGACGCGCCATTGGTGGGAACCGGCATGGAAGCCAAGGCTGCCCGCGATTCGCGTGCCGTCGTAGTTTCCGAGGCCAAGGGCAAAGTCGCGGCATCCACCGCCGAGGTGATCGTCACCAGCCCGGACGGCAAGTTGCCAATCTCCGACCGTGAGTTCCTCTCGGCACCTGAGAAGCTCAAGAGCGATCCTGAGAAGGGGCTCTACGTTTACCCACTGCGCAAGTTCATGCGCTCGAACGCAGGTACCTGCATCAACCAGAAGCCGATCGTCAAGCGTGGCGACCGCGTGAAGGTGGGTGATGTGCTGGCAGACGGCCCGAACACCGAAAACGGTGAGCTGGCAATCGGCCGCAACGTGCTCGTCGCGTTCATGCCATGGAACGGATACAACTTCGAGGACGCCATCACCATTTCCGAGCGCGTCGTGAAGGAAGACATCTACACCTCGATCCACATCAGTGAGTTCGAAGTGGCTGCCCGTGACACCAAGCTTGGACCTGAAGAGATCACCCGCGACATCCCGAACGTCGGTGAGGAAGCTCTGAAGAACCTTGGTCACGACGGCGTGGTCCGCGTGGGTGCCGAGGTCAAGCCTGGCGACATCCTCGTCGGTAAGATCACTCCTAAGAGCGAAACCGAGCTGGCTCCAGAAGAGCGACTCCTCCGTGCGATCTTCGGTGAGAAGGCTGCAGACGTGAAGGACACCTCGCTGCGCGTCCCATCGGGTTGCACCGGTATCGTGATGGACGTTCGCGTCTCGTCGCGCATCGCTGGTCCTAAGGATCGCAAGCCATCGAGCGAGAGCAAGAAGGCGCTCAAGCAGATCAACGAAGAGTACAACAAGAAGAAGACCGAGCTTACCGATCAGCTGACCGAGAAGCTCTCCGACATCCTTCTTGGGGAGAAGATCCCACTTGACGTGGTCAATGGGCAGACCGGCGAGATCGTGATCCCTGCAAACCGCAAGATCACCAAGACGCTGCTGCGCAAGTTGGCATCGATCTACGACAGCATCGACATCGACCCAAGCCCGATCCGCAACAAGATCTTCGAGATCGTCGACGGCTTCCAGAGCAAGTTCGAAGACCTCGACGTTGATCGTGAGCGCGCCCTCGACCGAGTTGAGAGCGGCGACGAGATCGAGCCAGGTGTGGTCAAGTCCGTTAAAGTCTATGTCGCCGCCAAGCGTAAGCTTTCGGTGGGTGACAAGATGGCAGGACGTCACGGTAACAAGGGTGTGGTCGCTAAGATCGTTCCTGAAGAAGACATGCCGTTCCTCGACGACGGAACTCCAGTGGACATCTGCTTGAACCCACTGGGCGTGCCATCGCGAATGAACGTGGGTCAGGTTCTTGAGACACACCTCGGTGTGGCTGCCAAGGCACTTGGCTTCACCGTGGCGACTCCGGTCTTCGACGGTATCCCTGAGAGCAAGATCTGGGAGTACCTCTCCGAGGCCAAGAAGGTCGACGGTGTGAAGATGATCGGTGACAACGGTGTGGCGCGTGAGCGTTTGCCGGATGAGCCGGAAGGACAGAGCTACACATGGATCGGTGACGGCAAGGATGGCTCGACCGGCGGTAAATCGACACTTTACGACGGTCAGACCGGTGACAAGATCCACCAGCCAGTGGTGGTCGGATACATCTACATGCTCAAGCTCGGCCACTTGGTTGCCGACAAGATCCACGCCCGTGCGGTTGGTCCGTACAGCCTCGTGACCCAGCAGCCGTTGGGTGGTAAGGCGCAGTACGGTGGCCAGCGATTCGGTGAGATGGAAGTGTGGGCACTGGAAGCATACGGCGCCGCCTACTTGCTCCAGGAATTGCTCACGGTGAAGTCCGACGACGTGCAAGGTCGTACCCGGATCTACGAGGCAATCGTCAAGGGCGACAACAACCTCGAGGCCGGTACACCGGAATCGTTCAACGTTCTCATCAAGGAGATGCAGGCGCTCGGACTCGACGTCCGTCCGGAGGCATCGACCAAGTCGGAGGCGGACGAAGCCATCGACATCCTGTCTGCATAA